A genomic window from Leptotrichia sp. oral taxon 215 str. W9775 includes:
- a CDS encoding helix-turn-helix transcriptional regulator — protein sequence MAICYKPLWHLLVEREMNKEDLKRAANITSNIVSRMSKNSYVNLESLEKICLALDCRIEDVIEIHRNDVE from the coding sequence ATGGCAATTTGTTATAAACCATTATGGCACTTATTGGTAGAAAGAGAAATGAACAAAGAAGACTTAAAAAGAGCTGCAAACATAACAAGCAACATAGTTTCAAGAATGAGCAAAAATTCTTATGTGAACTTAGAGTCATTAGAAAAGATTTGCTTGGCATTGGATTGCAGAATTGAAGATGTTATAGAAATTCATAGAAACGACGTGGAATAA
- a CDS encoding family 1 glycosylhydrolase — protein MSYPLAAKPEDVWTALEKDRENYFFIDVQVRGYYPSYALKFLERNNLKIDITEEDKKILKENTVDFVSFSYYTTRCISAEADKLGEGNLLESMRNPYIEVTDWGWGLDPLGFRTTINEIYDRYQKPLFVVENGLGAVDIPDENGYVEDDYRIDYLRAHIKAMRDAVVLDGVDLLGYTTWGPIDLEQFQVGQGKKQGLSQ, from the coding sequence ATATCTTATCCTCTCGCTGCAAAACCGGAAGATGTATGGACTGCGTTGGAAAAGGACAGGGAAAATTATTTTTTCATTGATGTACAGGTAAGGGGATATTATCCATCCTATGCCCTTAAATTTCTTGAAAGAAATAACCTAAAAATAGATATAACAGAAGAAGATAAAAAAATATTAAAAGAAAATACAGTAGATTTTGTAAGTTTTTCATATTATACAACACGTTGTATTTCAGCTGAAGCTGATAAGCTTGGAGAAGGAAACCTTCTGGAATCGATGAGAAATCCATATATTGAAGTGACTGACTGGGGGTGGGGACTGGATCCACTAGGTTTTAGGACTACAATAAATGAAATCTATGACAGATACCAGAAACCTCTGTTTGTTGTGGAAAATGGCCTTGGAGCAGTTGATATACCTGATGAAAATGGATATGTTGAAGATGACTACAGGATAGATTACCTGAGGGCACATATAAAGGCAATGAGGGATGCAGTTGTCCTTGATGGGGTGGATTTACTCGGATATACAACATGGGGGCCTATCGATTTGGAGCAGTTCCAAGTGGGACAAGGAAAAAAACAAGGACTATCTCAATAA
- a CDS encoding TraX family protein, producing the protein DMALSGVFFEPNSNNIMFTLALMLITIWIIDILKEKMQKFPKYIWYLVSFVIVGIICIISMVAGLDYEYHAIIIGYFFYIFHDKPVFAIFSGYLAIFKEVWSLLGFGLILTYNGKRGKQNKLFNYCFYPVHLLILGILRIFLKI; encoded by the coding sequence TTGATATGGCCTTGTCAGGTGTATTTTTTGAGCCGAATTCCAATAATATAATGTTTACTTTGGCTTTAATGCTGATAACAATATGGATTATAGATATTTTAAAAGAAAAGATGCAGAAATTTCCAAAATATATCTGGTATCTGGTTTCATTTGTAATCGTGGGAATAATCTGTATTATTTCAATGGTTGCAGGACTGGATTATGAGTATCATGCCATTATAATTGGCTATTTCTTCTATATTTTTCATGATAAACCTGTATTTGCAATATTTTCAGGATATCTTGCAATTTTTAAGGAAGTCTGGTCATTGCTTGGTTTTGGTCTTATACTTACATATAATGGAAAACGTGGGAAACAGAATAAATTATTCAATTACTGTTTTTATCCGGTTCATCTTTTAATTCTTGGAATATTAAGAATATTTTTAAAAATATAA